One Silurus meridionalis isolate SWU-2019-XX chromosome 10, ASM1480568v1, whole genome shotgun sequence genomic window carries:
- the LOC124392589 gene encoding kyphoscoliosis peptidase-like isoform X2 has protein sequence MINLMTEKTSRHISTIIKEKDGPPEYDLNGYLGLTEKVCSPERVIETGRAVCCGYSSVCLQLCREVGIECREVSGHGKGVGYKLGQSYQNTKSNHMWNAVRLGDHWYLLDACWGAGRVDMDSKAFIKRYNEFFFLTDPEDFIGSHWPDKEEWQLLNCPIKLEEFEKSVLKTSEFYKLGITLIHPKQFLLVTENGEASISMRFPQPVDFTYEISQHHSCEKKELSTSMGLLNVTQNSLKLHLMPPSTGTFDITLFARPGHSSGKYTWVCSFQLECYEPKTSQNLPENPYLYWGMTQNAEDFGLKTCVYGSEAILLQSGLFEIVLQTSRALMMLCEISHKDLDDALSKRCLATQIEADRLTCNIICPYIGYYRLSIFVRDYESDRSSFRNVGNFLLHCFSNPINLNQLLPPDISPFCGPGIRTDDAGLSEFSHTRAIMSTQQGKCNITFQNQQNLDLHAILKQNKEDSGHTLSQHIFFTHNGSKVTLCVALPEPGVYKLSLYGKTPSNQEFNLLCEFIIQNSSESSWPPFPCIYTAWKKGSVLFEPHSGLLEPLCWVKFRVCVPGAHRVIVLGEQRVDLQINKTNIWEGEVFTGNVEQIKLAACQEKTSDQLDILMTFDVLKPQSKM, from the exons AGTATGATTTGAATGGGTACCTGGGTCTGACTGAGAAGGTGTGTTCTCCTGAGCGGGTTATTGAAACAGGACGAGCTGTTTGCTGTGGATACTCCAGTGTCTGCTTACAACTGTGTAG GGAGGTTGGCATTGAGTGCAGGGAGGTGTCTGGCCATGGCAAAGGTGTTGGATACAAATTGGGTCAGAGCTACCAGAACACCAAGTCAAACCACATGTGGAATGCAGTGCGTTTGGGTGATCACTGGTATCTGCTGGATGCCTGCTGGGGAGCTGGGAGAGTGGATATGGACAGCAAAGCCTTTATAAAACG ATATAATGAATTCTTTTTTCTGACGGATCCAGAGGACTTCATCGGTTCACATTGGCCTGATAAAGAGGAGTGGCAGCTGTTGAACTGTCCAATTAAGCTGGAGGAGTTTGAGAAGAGTGTGCTGAAAACCTCTGAGTTTTACAAGCTTGGGATAACACTCATTCACCCCAAACAATTTTTACTCGTTACAG AAAACGGTGAGGCTTCCATATCAATGAGATTCCCTCAGCCTGTGGACTTCACATATGAGATATCCCAGCATCACAGTTGTGAAAAGAAAGAGCTGAGCACCTCTATGGGTCTACTCAACGTCACACAGAACAGCCTGAAGCTCCATCTGATGCCACCGAGCACAGGAACATTTGATATCACGCTGTTTGCACGACCAGGACATAGTTCTGGAAAGTACACTTGGGTGTGTTCCTTTCAACTGGAATGCTATGAGCCTAAGACTTCACAAAATCTCCCTGAAAACCCTTACCTTTACTGGGGAATGACACAAAATGCTGAAGATTTCGGATTAAAAACATGTGTGTATGGTAGTGAGGCCATTTTATTGCAGTCAGGTTTATTTGAAATTGTGTTACAGACCAGTAGGGCACTCATGATGCTGTGTGAAATAAGCCATAAAGATTTGGATGACGCACTGTCGAAGAGATGTCTGGCCACCCAAATTGAGGCAGACAGACTTACCTGTAACATTATTTGTCCATACATTGGTTATTACAGACTGTCTATATTTGTCAGAGACTATGAGAGTGACAGGAGCAGCTTCAGGAATGTGGGAAACTTTCTTCTTCATTGCTTTTCCAACCCAATCAATCTGAATCAGCTTTTACCTCCAGATATCAGCCCTTTTTGTGGGCCTGGAATTAGGACTGATGATGCTGGCCTTTCAGAGTTCAGCCACACAAGAGCAATAATGAGCACACAGCAGGGAAAGTGCAACATCACTTTCCAGAACCAGCAGAACTTGGACCTCCATGCCatcttaaaacaaaataaagaagatTCTGGGCACACCCTTTCTCAGCACATCTTCTTCACCCACAATGGAAGTAAGGTCACTCTTTGTGTTGCCCTGCCTGAACCAGGTGTTTACAAACTTAGTCTTTATGGAAAAACTCCATCCAACCAGGAATTTAACCTGCTGTGTGAATTCATCATTCAGAACAGCTCAGAGAGCTCATGGCCCCCATTCCCATGCATCTACACAGCCTGGAAGAAGGGCAGTGTGCTGTTTGAGCCGCATTCAGGTCTGCTCGAGCCACTGTGTTGGGTTAAGTTCCGTGTCTGTGTCCCTGGGGCTCACAGAGTAATTGTTCTGGGTGAACAAAGAGTGGACCTGCAGATCAATAAGACTAACATTTGGGAAGGAGAAGTGTTCACAGGAAACGTGGAACAGATCAAACTCGCAGCCTGCCAGGAGAAAACTTCCGATCAGTTGGATATCCTGATGACCTTTGATGTGCTGAAGCCACAAagtaaaatgtaa